One Leptolyngbyaceae cyanobacterium DNA window includes the following coding sequences:
- a CDS encoding dihydrofolate reductase family protein, producing MRKLKYYVATTLDGFIAREDDTWDCFIQEGDHVTHYLESLKSFDTVIMGRKTYEVGLKVGVTNPYPTMKQYVFSRTMKESPNENVELVSENVVEVVKKLKNETGKDIYLCGGADLAAMLFAENLIDAVILKVHPVLIGSGIPAFKEIVSQTNLEFIDSKTFSTGVVELHYQVKN from the coding sequence ATGCGAAAACTAAAATATTACGTTGCCACTACACTCGACGGGTTTATTGCTCGCGAAGATGACACATGGGATTGTTTTATTCAGGAAGGCGACCATGTAACACATTATCTTGAATCTTTGAAATCGTTTGATACCGTTATCATGGGGCGAAAGACTTATGAGGTAGGGCTAAAGGTTGGCGTGACCAATCCTTATCCAACCATGAAACAGTACGTTTTCTCGCGCACGATGAAAGAAAGCCCAAATGAGAATGTTGAACTCGTGTCGGAGAACGTAGTTGAAGTAGTAAAAAAATTAAAAAATGAAACGGGCAAAGACATCTATCTTTGCGGTGGCGCGGATTTAGCTGCTATGCTTTTTGCAGAAAACTTGATAGATGCAGTTATCCTAAAAGTACATCCCGTACTGATTGGTTCAGGTATTCCGGCTTTTAAAGAAATTGTCAGTCAGACTAATCTAGAATTCATTGACAGTAAGACCTTTAGTACAGGTGTCGTAGAGCTTCATTATCAAGTGAAGAATTGA
- the tuf gene encoding elongation factor Tu: MARTKFERTKPHINIGTIGHVDHGKTTLTAAITKTLAALGKAKPLGYEQIDAAPEEQERGITINTAHVEYETDTRHYAHIDCPGHADYVKNMITGAAQMDGAILLVSAADGVMPQTQEHILLARQVGVPYLVVFMNKKDMVEDDELLELVELEIRDLLIAYQFPGNEIPIIAGSALKALEKMTANPKTQRGEDEWVDRIYALMDAVDSYIPTPKREIDRPFLMPIEDVFSIKGRGTVVTGKIDRGTIKVGDEVELVGLNNTLRATVIGIEMFRQVLNEGIAGENVGLLLRGIQKDEVERGMVVAKPGSITPHTEFESEMYVLTEKEGGRKTPFFSGYRPQFFVRTTDVTGTIKSFTTDDGSMTEMVVPGDRVNMTVELLDPIAIEQGMRFAIREGGRTIGAGVVSKILK, translated from the coding sequence ATGGCACGCACCAAATTTGAGCGGACGAAACCACATATTAATATCGGCACGATCGGTCATGTCGATCATGGCAAAACTACCTTGACAGCAGCAATTACTAAGACTCTGGCAGCATTGGGAAAAGCCAAACCGCTAGGCTACGAACAAATTGATGCTGCGCCAGAAGAACAGGAACGGGGTATTACTATCAATACGGCTCATGTTGAGTATGAAACTGATACTCGACATTATGCTCACATTGATTGTCCCGGTCATGCCGACTATGTGAAAAACATGATTACGGGTGCTGCTCAAATGGATGGTGCCATTCTGTTAGTTTCAGCAGCAGATGGTGTGATGCCGCAAACTCAGGAACACATCTTACTGGCACGTCAGGTTGGCGTTCCTTACCTTGTCGTTTTTATGAATAAGAAGGACATGGTAGAGGACGATGAACTTTTGGAATTAGTAGAACTGGAAATTCGCGACCTTTTGATCGCTTACCAATTTCCTGGGAATGAGATTCCCATTATTGCAGGTTCGGCACTCAAAGCGTTGGAGAAGATGACTGCTAATCCTAAAACTCAGCGGGGTGAGGATGAATGGGTCGATCGCATTTATGCACTTATGGATGCGGTAGACTCTTACATTCCTACGCCAAAACGGGAAATCGATCGACCTTTCCTGATGCCGATCGAAGATGTCTTCTCCATTAAAGGTCGGGGAACGGTTGTTACGGGTAAGATCGATCGAGGCACAATTAAAGTCGGCGATGAGGTTGAACTGGTCGGTCTGAATAATACCTTGCGTGCAACGGTTATTGGCATAGAAATGTTCAGGCAAGTTCTGAATGAAGGAATTGCTGGAGAGAACGTCGGTTTGTTGCTGCGGGGTATCCAGAAGGATGAAGTTGAACGAGGAATGGTGGTCGCTAAACCGGGTTCAATTACACCTCACACTGAGTTTGAGTCGGAAATGTACGTGCTGACGGAAAAAGAAGGGGGTCGCAAAACACCGTTCTTTTCTGGTTATCGTCCTCAGTTTTTCGTGCGAACAACTGATGTGACAGGAACGATTAAATCCTTCACTACAGATGATGGCAGTATGACTGAGATGGTTGTACCAGGCGATCGCGTTAACATGACTGTTGAACTACTCGATCCAATTGCGATCGAGCAAGGAATGCGCTTTGCTATTCGTGAAGGCGGTCGCACCATCGGCGCTGGCGTTGTCTCCAAAATCTTGAAGTAG